Proteins found in one Lycium ferocissimum isolate CSIRO_LF1 chromosome 6, AGI_CSIRO_Lferr_CH_V1, whole genome shotgun sequence genomic segment:
- the LOC132059476 gene encoding PLAT domain-containing protein 3-like produces the protein MGVAAHFNHFWFLVFILFFSISISSISGSDEDCVYTVYIRTGSIIKGGTDSIISLTLYDADGYGIKIKNLESWGGLMGQNYDYFERGNLDIFSGRGPCLTGPVCKMNLTSDGTGKGHGWYCNYVEATVTGVHKQCIQKYFEVEQWLATDAPPYQLTAVRNLCRKTKSDVRRPVTGTESTPQVSVI, from the exons ATGGGAGTAGCAGCGCACTTCAACCATTTCTGGTTCCTCGTCTTCATCCTCTTCTTCTCCATCTCCATCTCCTCCATTTCTGGATCC GATGAAGATTGTGTATACACTGTTTACATCCGAACGGGATCTATCATAAAGGGTGGAACCGATTCGATCATCAGTTTGACTCTTTACGATGCAGATGGATACGGTattaaaatcaagaaccttgagTCCTGGGGTGGACTTATGGGCCAAAATTACGACTATTTCGAAAGAGGAAACTTGGATATCTTTAGTGGTCGTGGCCCATGTTTGACCGGGCCGGTCTGTAAGATGAACTTGACTTCTGATGGAACAGGCAAAGGACATGGATGGTATTGTAACTACGTTGAGGCTACTGTTACTGGAGTCCATAAGCAATGCATCCAAAAGTACTTCGAAGTGGAACAGTGGCTCGCAACTGATGCGCCGCCTTATCAGCTTACTGCAGTCAGGAACCTGTGTAGGAAGACCAAGTCCGATGTGCGTCGGCCCGTTACCGGAACTGAATCCACTCCACAAGTTTCTGTGATTTAA
- the LOC132059477 gene encoding PLAT domain-containing protein 3-like has protein sequence MGVAAQVNYFWFYLFILFISLSISSVSGSEDDCVYTIYVRTSKKFFGGTDSTITLTLYDADGYGIRINNIVAWGGLMGSDHDYFKRGNLDIFSGRGPCLTGPVCKMNLTSDGTGHSHKWYCNYVEVTVTGIHTKCKQQNFEVEQWMATDKSPYQLTFISDLCNKTNSDKHLSISSENLPVFDTKSIPQATVM, from the exons ATGGGAGTAGCAGCTCAAGTCAACTATTTTTGGTTCTATCTATTTATACTCTTTATCTCACTCTCCATCTCCTCCGTGTCTGGATCT GAAGATGATTGTGTGTACACAATTTATGTTCGAACCAGTAAAAAATTCTTTGGTGGAACCGATTCAACCATCACCTTGACTCTCTACGATGCAGACGGGTACGGTATTAGAATCAACAACATCGTGGCTTGGGGTGGGCTTATGGGCTCAGATCATGACTATTTTAAAAGAGGAAACTTGGACATTTTTAGTGGTCGAGGTCCATGTTTGACTGGGCCAGTTTGCAAGATGAACTTGACTTCTGATGGCACTGGACATAGCCACAAATGGTACTGTAACTACGTGGAGGTTACCGTTACTGGAATCCATACAAAATGCAAACAACAGAATTTCGAAGTGGAGCAGTGGATGGCAACAGATAAATCACCTTATCAGCTAACTTTCATCAGTGATCTCTGTAACAAGACCAACTCCGATAAGCACCTGTCGATCTCCAGTGAGAATTTACCTGTTTTCGATACTAAATCCATTCCTCAAGCCACTGTGATGTAA